The genomic interval AAGCTCTTTTTTAGTAAAAGGCTGGCCGAAATAAGCTTCTTCACCCGATTCATTTACCAGATAAATTTGATAGCCAAGATTGCCCATGGATTTCAAATAGGAATTAAAAGAAGAACTAGATGAATGCATCTTCTCAAGACCTGAGGCGATTTCCTGGGCAATCGCTACATTTTGCCGATCAATTTTTTCCTTTGTAAAAGTCGCGTAGACGAAATTAGCTAATGTAAAACCAATGGTGCTGCTGATAACTAAAATGACAAGTGTTGCAACGATGAATTTCCGATAAAGAGTCTTCATTTCATTTCCTCGAGCTTATAGCCGATTCCGCGTATAGTTTGAATTTCTACCGTTGCTTTATATTTTTTTAAGCGTTCCCGGACGCGGTTGATATGTGTATTAAGCGTTTGTTCGCCGCCTTCATAATCGACTCCCCATGCTTGCTCAACCAATGCAGCACGAGGTGTAATTTTATTCACACGTGAAGCAAGAAGGCTTAGCAGTTCGAACTCTTTTAGGGGGAGAAGGATGGTTTCCTGATTAATCATTACTTCAAAGCTTTTACGGTCAATCATAAGATTTCCAACTTTGATTACGGTATCTATTGCTCGTTCAACACGTCTTAAAACGACGGCTACACGGAATAGCAGTTCTTTCACTTCGAACGGTTTTACAATATAGTCTTCCGAACCAGATAAAAAGCCTCGTTCTTTATCGTCAAGCTGTCCTTTGGCGGTAAGCAGAATGACGGGTATTTGGAAGTCATTTGACAATATTCTGGTCAACTCAAATCCATCCATCCCAGGCATCATCACATCGACAATGGCTAAATGAACGGTTTGCTCTTCTAAAAAGGCTAATGCTTCTTCGGCATTATTAGCGCGGTATACTTGATAGCCTTCACGACTTAAATGAATGAATATAAGCTGCTGAATGTAGACATCATCATCTACAACGAGTATTTTCATCAACGGACCTCCTCACAAGTAGAAATACAGAGGGGAGACCCCTCTGTATTTCTATAGACTATTATGAGAGGTCTCCTTAGCTTTTTCAAATAACAATATTAATGAAGGAAGAAGCATTCCGCGAACAAGGAATGTATCAATCAGGATGCCTACAGCTACCATGAATCCAAAGACAAACAGGTCGGCAATTGGCATCGTTGTCAAAGCTGCAAATGTAGCGGCCAAAATGACACCAGCCGATGAAATGACTCCGCCGGTATTGCGGATTGCAATTTCAAGAGCTTCCTTGACCTTATGTTTTTTCCTCTCCTCAATGAAGCGTGAAACCAGGATAATGTTATAATCAATGCCCAATGCCACAAGGAAGATGAAGGCGTAGACTGGCACACGGGTACTGATTGCATCATAGCCAAACAAGACGTCGACGAGAAAAATCCCAAGACCTAAGGCAGATACATAGGAAAGTAAAATTGTCGCCATCATATAAATCGGCATCTTAAATGAGCGGGTAAGAGCGAATAACAGCACCAAAATCAGAAGGGTTTCCAATAGTACAATCGTAACGATATCGCCGTTATTTACCTCACGCTCGTCTACTAACTTTACAGTGACCCCGCTGTAATAAGCTTCTCCATCTATTGAAAGCTCTTCTAGCATCTCTGGCGTTTTTTCACGCAATTCCTGCATGAAGTCGATTGCTTCTGTAGAATATGGATTCATTGTTAAGGCTACGCTCATTTTCGCTGCCTTTGAGTCCTCAGATTTTGCTGTCATGCGGACAGATGCAATTTCATCAAAGCCTTGCAGTTTTTCAATCACCGTTACTGTATCGTCTTCCGTCATAGGTTTATCGCTGACGATGAGCAGGGTAGATGGTGCAAGCTCCCCTTTGTCATATCCAGCTTCGACAATTTCATAGCCTACACGAGATGGCAGGTCTTCAGGGAATTTTTTCACTGTATCGAATTCATAATCAAGGTTCAGAACATTAAAAGCGGTTATCGCCATGAAGATTGCAACGATTCCACCTGATAGGCCGGGCTTGTTAACAACGAGCTTGGCAATCCGTCCCCATACACTATGTTTGACTTCTTTTTCCTGTCCGTACTTCGGCACTTTAGGCCAGAATGCTTTTCGACCGAACAGCGTAAATAATGCAGGTACCAACGTGATGGAGGCTAGCATGATAAAGAACATGGCTGTTCCAAAGATTGGCGCAAAGTTTTGATACTCACGAAAATCAGCGAAGAATAAGATAAGCATCGCAGCCAGCACAGTTCCTCCTGCAAACAATACAGGTTCTCCAGTGGAGCGCATTGCATGCTTCATCGCTTCGTATTTGCTTTCATAATGGTTAAGTTCCTCGCGGTAGCGGGAGAAAACAAACAATGAGTAATCAATCACGGCTGCGAACAATAGGATGCTCATAATTGAGGTTGTTGAGTTATTAATCTCAAGTCCGCCGGCACCCATTAAAGCCACACTTTGATTCACAACTTGGTAAACGATAACCGTTGCAAGCAGTGGTATGAAGGCAAGTAATGGTGAGCGGTAGATGGTGATAAGTAATACTAAAATAATGACAACTGTTGCAAGCAACAGAACAAAGTCCGCTTGTTCAAACAGTTTGACAGTATCTCCCGCAATTCCTGCCGGGCCAGTTATATAAAAATTAGTGCTATCGAGCGTTTCGGCAATCTCATTACCAATTTCGGAAGCCTGGTCATTTATTTTGGCATATTGGCTATTGCCAAGTCCGTTTTCCAGTTCCATCGGCACAATCATTGTTGTTCCGTCTTCAGAGATAAAGCCCTCTAGCGCTTGCGGGGGCAATTTACTGATATTGACGATTGATTCAATTCCTTTAATATCTTCAGCCAGAATTCCGTCTAATATCTGTTTAGCCTCTTCGATATTGACATCGCCATTTTCATTATGGAACACAAGGATTCCGGGCGTGCCTTGATCATTTGGGAATAATTCTTCCGTTTTTTGTTCAGCTATTATAGATTTCGCCTCATCGGGAAGCGCCTGGAAATTGGTTACTTTATAGTCGCCAAGCTTTGGACCGGCACTTAAGCCAATCATCAGGAGAAGCCAGACAATGATCGTAATCCACATTCCACGCTTTGTTGAAACCCAGTCTGTAATTGGATATAGCAGTTTTTTCACAATGAAACCTCCTTAAAGTATTCAATTGCCATGATACTGAATGAACATAAATTTAATATCAACTTTTGTTTACAATATCGTCATGAAAAAAGAAGCGTATAAGCTTGAGATTGGTTATGATGATAATAATCGTAAGTATCCTGCCAAAATTAAGTTGATGTGATAATGATGGAAATGTATGATTTTTGATTAGTTGATTTAATAATAGATACACTTATTTTAAAATTTTAAAAAATCTATAATAAAATGAAGAAGATATTAATTTTAATAGGGGTGAACTTAATGGAGAGGAATATATGGAGAGATGATACGGACGAATATAAGCTAGAGCCGTTAACATCTGAGATGGTTAAACAAGCAGAAGAAGAACTCGAAGTAAAATTGCCAGAGTTATACATACAGATTCTTAAAGAACAAAACGGAGGATATATAAAGTTTGATTCACATCCTTCTGATACTCCAAATTCTTGGGCGGACGATCATGTTCAGGTAGATTATATATTTGGTATAGGAGAGGAAGATGGTATATTAGAGAGTCAATATTTAATTGAGGAATGGGATTTACCGAGTAATGTCGTTCTCATCTCTGGGGATGGACATAGTTGGATTGCTTTTGATTATAGAAAAACAAAGGTAGAACCTCCTATCATATTTATTGATGGTGATGGTGAACAGATTTTTGAGTTGGCTCCTAATTTCGAATCATTTTTAACTGGTTTGACGATTTGGGAAGACGACATAGGTTTGGATGAATTTCCTGAATCGTAGAAGAGAGGTTTAGGTAATCATGGTACGATTGAAAGCGGCAATAAATCATCCATTTCTTTAAACTGCTTTGGGAATTGCTTTATAAGGCCTTCTGTAAGTGCGTCAGCCAGTTTAATGAAAGAAATTGATTACCAAGTTACAACAGTAAAACATCATGAAAATAATGACGTAAATTCCGACCAGCCATATAAGTCCAGATCCTTTCGCTTTATGAGATTTATAAAGCAAAAAAGCTTGTACTACAAGGGATAGCAAAATAACCAGGATTATATAAAATATTGGATTTTTAAACATGCCCAACAAAAGTTGCATACAAATCACCTCTTAATAAGTATGGGTGAAAATGCAAAAAGAAATACTAATGTGATAGTTGAGAAAGCTTATTGCGCAGTACGAAGGCTATATGCAATAGAAGAGAGTGTTCTTGTTGAACTAACAGGGGGCTTAAATGTATGAATGAGACTGTCTAAAAAGTCCGGCAAATAAAAAGTATCAACCAAAATCCAATGGACAGCCTCATTCCTTTGCTGAAGGACATTTTCCTGGCTGGATTTCTGGATTTTGTCCTTCATGACTTTGCTGAAGGACATTTTCCTGAGTGGATTTCTAAACTTTGTCCCTCATGACTCTGATGAAGGACATTCCCTGGCTAGATTTCTAGAATTTCGTCCGTAAACACACTTTTTGAGGATGATAAAAAAGTAATGATCCTGAGGAGAATGATTGTTCAATTAAACGAGAGGGCTGCCCCGAAAGCCACTTCCATGACTTTTGGGACAGTCCCAAGGTATAAATAACGTAGGTCTGCTTTAAAAGTCTGAAGAATCATCGTAATCATAACGAAATCCATCTTTCGAGGCAGAGACACTCTCTTTTATCTGCAACTGGTCAGTTTTATTTTGTACAACCTGTTCCTTACTGTTTATTTTATTATTTTGCTGGTTTTTGTTTGACTTCACCTAGGTTAGCCTCCTAATGTCCATTTTTCATCACCTATTATCTCTAGAAAGTCTTCGTATTATTCAGTCTGTAACTTTTGTTTAGATGTTGTGAAGATTTTTATTTAAACGAAGCAGAGGTGTTCATATATAACGATAGCTTAATTTAATAGGGGGAGGAGTCTCGCCAAATAGAGTGATAATCTCGCCAAATCCCTAAAAAATCTCGCCAATTCACATTATAGTTATTAAAGGCATTCAAACAAGGAAGTTTAGTGGAATAAGAGGGGATGAACTCTATCTTTCTTCTATGTCACAATTGAAAAAACGATTGCACAGAAGAATGGATTATTTCAATTTGTTTTTTTTGATATACGTTTAATAAACTATCTAACTCTTGACTGAATTTAATTGTATTAGGATGGTTAAGTCCTTTTGATTTTCCTATAGCAATCATATGGGTTCTTAAAACGTCAATTTTATACTCTAGCTCTTGAAGGGATAAAACATTCACCTTTGTAACTTACCTCCCATTTATTTTTAAAAAATATAGTTATGTAAGGAATGTGTATTGTTGCACATATATTTTATACTAAATAATAACAATTTTGTTATTTAGTTCATTTTGTTCATAAATGAAGGTAATTCAAAAGAGTGAAGTAAAGATGCGGGCCTTTGTTGAACAAGAAAGGGCATCACATATTAGTCAGATAAAATATGTAATGTCCTTTTGTTTATTGATTTTTTTAATCTAGGTCTTGAGAATAATTGAATGGTTAGGTGTTATGTTTGGTATCCCCTATAAAAATTCTTATATAACTTTTGATATATATTTTACATTTTAGGGGGAGAAATTAGATTACTTATTCCCTATTGACCTACATATCTTTCATATTTAACAATAACCTTTATGCAGCAACATCATCAGACTAGAAGGTAGGAATAAAACGTGGGAAGAATGGAAAGAAGGAAGCAAGGAAAATCATCTAATAGGATTTGGAGTAAGCTGAATTCTAAAAGTATGAAGGTGAAGATTGTAATAGCAGGTTTAACAATGGCCTTATGTTGTTTTCTCGTACTGAATATGTTTATTTGGAGAAGTGATGTTAGTAAACTAGAGAACCCGGCCCCGCAGCCAACTATTATTTATGATCAAAATGGAGATGTGGCTAGTAAAATTGCTGTTTCAAATATTGAAGGAGTTAGTATAAAACAGATTCCAAAAGACGTTATTCATGCTGTTATTGCAACAGAGGACCAGCGTTTTTACAAGCATGATGGAATTAATTATATAGCAATTGTTCGGGCATTGACTCGAAACACATTAAGCGGTGAAATTGTGGCGGGTGGAAGTACGATAACTCAGCAGTTAGCCAAAAATGCTTTTTTAACACAAGAACGTACGTATACACGAAAGTTTAAAGAACTTATTTTTACGAAAAAAATTGAACGAACATACTCTAAAGATCAAATTATGGAACGGTACTTAAATCAGATTTATTTTGGTGAAGGAGCGTGGGGCATTCAGCGTGCTGCACAAACATACTTTGGCAAGGACGTTAGTGAATTAACGTTAGGCGAGTCGGCTATGCTCGCAGGGTTGATTAAGGCACCTTCTATTTTATCTCCATTTAAAGACATGGATAGGTCCGTTGAACGGAGAAATCTTGTATTATCATTAATGGAAAAGGAAGGGTATATCAGTCAAAACGATGTGGAAAAGGCAAAGGCAAAGCCTATTGTCTTAGAGGGCAAAAAGATTGATGACTATAAGGGGAAATATCCTTATTATGTAGACCATATTATTGAGGAAGCTATAAAAAAATATGATCTTACAGAAAATGAGGTTCTTTCGGGTGGACTACATATTTTTACAGAATTAAATCCTACGATACAAAGTGCAGCTGAACAGGTGTATAAGGATGAAAAGATGTTTCCTGAAAGCCAATCAGACCAGCTGATTCAAAGTGGAGCTATCTTCATCAACCCCTCAACTGGCGGAATTAACGCACTTGTTGGAGGGAGAGGGGAACATACTTTTCGAGGGTTTAATCATGCTACTCAATTAAAACGACAACCTGGGTCTACGATGAAACCACTGGCTGCCTATACTCCTGCTTTAGAACAAGGATACGAAATCTTTGATAGATTACAAGATTCACCTATTAATATCGATGGCTATCAACCAATGAACGCTGATAAACAATTCCATGGAGAAGTGACCATGTATGAAGCGTTGGTACATTCCTATAACATCCCACCTGTATGGTTATTGGAGAGAATGGGATTGAAATATGGTACGAATGCATTGGAGCGTTTTGGTATTCCATTAAAAGAAGAGGATTATACTCCAGGTATCGCACTTGGAGGGATGAGCGAAGGGGTATCTCCTTTATTGATGGCTCAAGCGTTTTCTGCTTTTCCTAATAATGGTGTCAGGGTAGAAGCACATTCTATTCAAAAAATTGAAGATGCAGATGGAGAGGTCATTGGAAAATGGAGCAGTAATGCTACAAAAGTTACAGATCCTTCAGTTGCTCAGAAAATAACCTATATGCTCAAAGGGGTTGTGGAAGAAGGCACAGGAGTAAAGGCGCAAGTGGAAGGCTGGGAAGTAGCCGGTAAAACGGGGACAACGGAGCTTCCTTTTGCTAATTCAGGCGGATCAAAAGATCATTGGTTTGTAGGATATACTCCACAAATTGTTGGAGCAGTTTGGATGGGATATGATAAAACGGATGAAAATCATTATTTGCTAGAATCAAGCGGCGCGACTGTCACAAAAGTTTTCAAAGAAATTCTCTCTAAGTCTACTACGGAATTTTCCCAAAAAGAATTTGGTTTAGCAGCGATAGAAAAACAGCTTAGTGAACAGCGGAAGAAAGAGGAAGAGAAGAAGAAAGAAGCAGAAGAGGAGAAGAAAGAGGCAGAAGAGAAGAAAGAGGCAGAAGAGAAGAAGAAAGAGCAAGAAGAGAAGAAGAAAGAAGAGAAGAAGAAAGAAGCAGAACAGGAGAAGAGAGAGAAGGAAGAGGAGAAAGCGGAGAAGAAGAAAGAGAAGGAAGAAGAAAAGGCAGAGAAGAAGAGAGAGAAGGAAGAGGAGAAAGCAGAGAAGAAGAAAGAGAAAGAAGAATAGAAACTGGTAATCAGTGATGTATCAAGGCGGCCGAAGTCATACTTGTGGAAAGTACCATATGAATCTCAGAAACAGGCTAACTTGATGTTAAACATAATAAAAGGGAAGCAGGCTAAAGAGACAACGTTCAACGTTGTCTCTTTAATTTACTTGTTTCGCTGTTTTAATTTGTCGATATACTCTGAAACTGTACCGTATACAAATCCAACAGTAAGTAAAGCAAATACCACCCCTGCACTATATAAACCAATTCCTGTTAACGTTGCTCCTTCATTCATATAATCCCGACCGCTGATAAACATTACTATCGTAACTAATGGGAAAAGGATAAATACAAAAAATAACCAAAACAGTTCACGAATGGCATGATACATTTTTTCGATAAAATGAAAGATGCTGCTAAAAACCTTCAACTTACTCATTTCCCCTTTTTCTATGATGAAAATTTTTCCTCTATATCACTATAGATAATACTAGATGTTGTTATGTATTTAATGAGAAATTGGTTTTATATTGAAATTTATAGAACGAACTAATGCGAACAGTGCCTGGCACTGTTCGCAAGTCTCTACCTTTTCGGCCGAACTTCTTTAGTAGTCAAGACACGTAAAGCGTCTCGAACTTTTTTTGCAAAGAGGATTGGCTCATCAATCGATTCAAAGTGCATGAACATAAGCCTAGGTTTATCAAATAACCAGTGGTTATGAACGGCCGTAACGATAATATCATGTTCACGAAGTTTACTAATAAAGCGGTTTATTTCGGACTGGAGAATAACTGTTTCACCGGTACAAAGGGCTAAACCATCTCTTGTCATGGATTCAAATGTAAACATTTGTGGAATAAGCAGAAAAGACCTTCCGCTCCTGCCGCGAACGACAGGTTTGATATTGGTGCGAGATTTCATCACCATACAAACTCCATTTTCAGCTGTATGCATCGTTCCTCCGAGGATGTCATTAAAATCATCACATAGATTATCTATAGGGATATTAGGATTGTTTGCTCTAGAACTAACCCCTACAGGATGTGTAATCAATACCTCCATAGCATCTCGAACTTTTTTAGCAAACGAGAGCGGACGATCGATCGATTCAAAGTGCATATACATCAGACGCGGTTTATCAAAAAGCCAGTGATTATGCACAGCAGTCACAATAATTCCATGCTTTCGAAGCTTACTCAGGAACGGATTAATTTCTTCTTCTAATATGACAGTCTCGCCTAAACATAAGGCCCTTCCATCTCTATCCATGTTTTCAAATGAAAAAGCTTGTGGAATGAACATAAAGGATTCGGCTTTTCTACCTAATACTACTGGATGAATATTCGTTCTTGAACGAGTCGCTAAACAAACACCATTAACAACACTAGCGGTTGAATCGAGAATCTCCGCGAATTCTTCACAAAGATCAGATGGATTCATTCCGGAACTTTCCATATAAAATACATCTCCTCATCTTTATTAGTAAGTCAGGTTGGAAGGGAGGGCAATTTCGCCAATTAGCTGAATTAAAAAAGAATAATCCATCCTCCTAAAAACCCAAACCATATAAAGCAATGTATGTATTCACACTTTAGAGGTATAGACCCTTACCTAATTTCGAAGTTTAATTCAGCAAAATTAACTAGTATAAGCCCGTATTTAATATAGATAAGCTCTTTGAAAACTAATTTCCATAAGCTGTAAAGAATAAATGGGAAGAAGAGGTGAATTTAATGCAACCTGGTCAATCGCCTTCTACATCTGTACCTTGGGAACAGTGGCATCAAATGTATCCGAATAGAGAGTGCTGACCACTCCCATGGCTAAAGCCAAGGGGTTCTTTCTCACAAATATCCCACTTACCATTTTCTGTAAGAAGAGACAGAGGTGAAACTTAGGTGAGCAACACTTGAGAGAAAAACAGTCTTTCAAGTGGGCAAGGTCTGTGCCGACTACGCCGTTCGACCGGCGATACTTTTTCCTGTTGGGGGCTTGTCCTTAAGAGAGGAATCTCCTTGTTTTTTGGACAAAAAACGCCGATACCAAACAGGCTGTTTAAACACCACAGAAACAAGTGGTTGGACGGCCATCTGATGTTGTTTGCGCGCAATATTTTGAGCACCATTTACATCCCGATGGATTTCTGTTTTGTGAACAGAACAAATAAACGTTCTTCCCTTTGCCCGATGTCTGCCTCCGCAAAACGGACAATCTTGAGATGTATAGCTTTCCTCGGTTTCTGTCACATGGATGCCTTTGATTTTCGCTTTATAGGTGAGTTTTTGTTTGATTTTCCCTTGATTCCACAGGGACAGTTGTTGTCTTCTTACTTGGTTCTGTTTTCGTTTCTTTTGTTCGTTCTTCTTGGTCCCTTTTTCGATGCCTGATACGTTTCCGATGACCAAACGCGTCACTTTTTCTGCTTCCAAAAAGGCGACAATCTCTTTCGTCGTTTTATGTTCCAAGGCTTCGAGTTGATTTTTACTTGTTTGGTGTAGGCGATTTCTGGCACATTTGTACTTTTTCCATTGACGAGACCCTTTTTTACAACGGGACATTTTCTTACTTAAGTCCGCTAAGGCTTTGGAACGAAATTGGGAGATGCTGCGCATCGCACGTCCTGACAGGACAAGGGCTCTATCTTCGGTGGCCACCGCAGCAACCGCATGAATTTCTCCTAGGTCCCCACCTGCCACCTTCTTCTCATACGCGGACAGATCTTGTTCAGGAACTTGAACCGTATAACAAAACCAATATGCTCCGTTCCGCCAGACAATTTCTGCATAGTTACACGCGTCTAAGTTTTCTTCTGATCGATTGGGAATGACGACCGATTGATTGTGCTTTGGAAACTTTTCGTTCCAGTTTTTCTTTTTCTTCTTAGTTAAAAGGTTAGGAAGGGAGAATCTGTAGTCTACTTTTTTAATCGTGATGGTGTCAGTTGAAATGTCCATAGAGGCTTTTTTCAAGGGGATGCAATAATAATATTTTCTTCGCCACGGATACTTAGCTTTTGAATCCGTTTTTCTTAGCTGTCGAATCGTTTCACGGTTGGCCGCATATTTATCCGCGATGGCCTGAACTGTTTGCGAATGAAGGTTGTAGGTTTGTTTTCGAATGGCTTGAATCTCGGTTTTACTTAACCACTTTTTACAAGCAAAATAATAGGAAGTAGCTTCCCTCACGATATCATTCCAAACGGAGGCCGCTTCTCGTTGCATCGTTCTTAATTCTTCGTATAAGCTGGAATCATAGGGTATTTGAAAGGAATGAGTCACAAACAAATCGATTTGCCTCCTTTCTCTTCGACTTACACTCATTATAATAGAACATTCGTTCTTAATGCAAGAGTATATCCTATAAAAAATCGAACCTTTGACGTGTCATCCAACACGCCCGGTTCCACCTCACTTTCATCCCATCCCTAAAGGGGGTGTGAATCACACCGTAATGGGCTTTCTCGTTCAGAAAATCTGTAAAAGTTTTAGCAGTGAAAGCTTAGACAAAAGAATGTTGTTGTTTTTCTAATGACGACGGGGAGAGCGCATGTAGAAAAGCGGGATAAAATACGAAAGAGAACTTTTCTTTTTACTTTTGATTAGTAGAAAGGAAAGTTCTCTTCTTATATAATTCCTTTATTTATACACATTGGAGGATATTATGCTCCTTTAAATGATTTTTTAATTTAAACATAATCGTGTTATAAGCCTCGTGCTTATAGCTGTATAAAAGAGCCGTTTTTAAATTATAGGTGTTGAAGAAGAAGTCGATTTGTTTTTGTACATAACGTGCAATTTGTTCTTGGTAAAATAACTTTCTGTATTGAATTTTCTCAAGAATGTCATCTGTTAGGGAAAAGATAAAATCCAGAATGGAGGATTCCATGCTACCGCAATATTCGTTCACTGTCATAATATATACCCCCTCTTTTGTCAATGGCTTAATGTGAAATTTACATAAACTTTACATTAAATTAATAATATTATTATAATCCAGAAGCCATGAAAGTCAATGTTTTCGGCAAAAGTAGTCAATTTTAGATAAAAAACAACGCAGTTGCTTAATCTCTATAGAAAAGTGCAAGATGACTTTCTCACATCCATGATAAGGAGGAATATTATTCTCCTATTAAGAAAATATATAGTTTCTGTTAATTCCCTCCTTTAAAGTTTTTTTATGCTACTATTTTGATGACATCGTAGAAGAAAAGCCTATTAAAAGAGGGGATGTACATGTTTTTTCCTACTATATTATTAAAAGGATCCAATGTAAGGCATATTGTAAAAGATAAAAATTATTGTGAATGTGGAGAAAAATATCACGTTTACGTCACTTTCACAAGATATGACCTAAAACAAATCACATTTAAACCAGATAACGAGATAACTTGTCCAACTTGTAAACAGCTCGTTCATTAAGGGTGGGGCCGCCCATCCTTACAACTCCTTTGTTCCAACTTCCTTTTTTCCGCAATTAGATAAACGTCTTGCCTTCCTTTTTGATACAGGAGTACCCGTATGGAGAGAATAATTTGAGTATATTGGAATTGTATATCTGGTTAATAGAGTGGAATAATGATAAGTTTGAAGTATGCAAGAAACGAGATTATAGCGAATGTTGCTAGATACTGTTTGCAGAAATTCATTTTGCAGTAGAAGATGTTGTTTTACTAATGGGCAGGCAGTCAAAAAGGCTTGAGATCAGTTGGATCCTGAGTCTTTTTTTCTGCTTTTAATTCTATTACTTCAATGAGGAAAATTTAGAACATTCGGTTTCGTGAACCTTAATACCTGTTTGGAGATTTAATAAAGGATATATTTTTAATTTGTTTTTATAATAAAATAGGACTAAGAGAAGTGAGGGAGATGATGATTATGGGATTTTTAAAAGAACTAGGGAAAGGTGCAGGATCGTTAGTAGGCGGAGTAACAGGTGGTCTTATAAAGGGGATTGGTGAAGCGACAGGATCAACATTCATACAAGAAGTTGGAGACGGGGTGAAAAACTCTACAGAATTTGTAGGTAAACAATTGGGAAATGTAGCGGAAGGTGTTTGGAATGTTGGGAGTGGTTTGGTCACGAAAGACGATCAAAAAATAGATCAAGGCTTTGAGGATGTAGGAGAAGGTGTAGCTAGCACGGCTAAGGCAGTGGGCCAAGGCATTTCAACGACTGTTCAGAACGTAGGTGATGTTGCTGGAGGACTTATGAATGGTGATGAAGAACGATGGAAACAGGGGTTACGCGATGTAGGCAAAACTGTTGCAGTTGGAGCTCTCGGTGTCTCTGTGTTAGATATAGCTGATGTAGTGGATGTTAATGGTAATGAAGGCGGTGCGGAAAGTAATGATAGCAATGGAAACGTGTCGATGGAGCAGCAGCCTGAGTCTCCGCAAGTTCAAACGGCTGCTAGTGATCTAAACACTGTAACTGAACAGGAATACATAACAGTAGAAAATCCGAATGAGCATTCTGTAGAACCACATTGGCGCACATTAGAAAGTGGAGAAACAATCTGGGTAGACGGTGACGGCGATACAAGTGTAGACCGTACAGTTGAACAAGGTGGAGGATGGAATCAAGATAATCCGGATTATCGTATACCGACAGATCGAGCTTGATTGTGGCGAACAGTTCCTACTGTTCGCTAATTACAGTTATATCTTTTTTGTTTACTAAGAAGAATTTCGCCAAATGATGTGATAATTTATCCCAATTCATAGAGAATCTATCCGAATTGATTCATAATCTCGCCAATTATGATTCTGTTCTCTATTTTTTGAAAAGTAACCATTTATTTCATATCGTTGAATGATTAATACAACAGTTTTATGAGAAATCTTTTGTTATAAT from Peribacillus asahii carries:
- a CDS encoding RNA-guided endonuclease InsQ/TnpB family protein, whose protein sequence is MTHSFQIPYDSSLYEELRTMQREAASVWNDIVREATSYYFACKKWLSKTEIQAIRKQTYNLHSQTVQAIADKYAANRETIRQLRKTDSKAKYPWRRKYYYCIPLKKASMDISTDTITIKKVDYRFSLPNLLTKKKKKNWNEKFPKHNQSVVIPNRSEENLDACNYAEIVWRNGAYWFCYTVQVPEQDLSAYEKKVAGGDLGEIHAVAAVATEDRALVLSGRAMRSISQFRSKALADLSKKMSRCKKGSRQWKKYKCARNRLHQTSKNQLEALEHKTTKEIVAFLEAEKVTRLVIGNVSGIEKGTKKNEQKKRKQNQVRRQQLSLWNQGKIKQKLTYKAKIKGIHVTETEESYTSQDCPFCGGRHRAKGRTFICSVHKTEIHRDVNGAQNIARKQHQMAVQPLVSVVFKQPVWYRRFLSKKQGDSSLKDKPPTGKSIAGRTA
- a CDS encoding DUF1259 domain-containing protein, encoding MESSGMNPSDLCEEFAEILDSTASVVNGVCLATRSRTNIHPVVLGRKAESFMFIPQAFSFENMDRDGRALCLGETVILEEEINPFLSKLRKHGIIVTAVHNHWLFDKPRLMYMHFESIDRPLSFAKKVRDAMEVLITHPVGVSSRANNPNIPIDNLCDDFNDILGGTMHTAENGVCMVMKSRTNIKPVVRGRSGRSFLLIPQMFTFESMTRDGLALCTGETVILQSEINRFISKLREHDIIVTAVHNHWLFDKPRLMFMHFESIDEPILFAKKVRDALRVLTTKEVRPKR